From Salvelinus namaycush isolate Seneca chromosome 2, SaNama_1.0, whole genome shotgun sequence, one genomic window encodes:
- the LOC120064652 gene encoding 14-3-3 protein beta/alpha-1 codes for MDKNDLVQKAKLAEQAERYDDMAAAMKAVTEQGGELSNEERNLLSVAYKNVVGARRSSWRVISSIEQKTEGNEKKQQMAREYREKIEAELQDICKDVLALLDNYLIANATQAESKVFYLKMKGDYYRYLSEVASGESKKTTVENSQQAYQEAFDISKKDMQPTHPIRLGLALNFSVFYYEILNSPEQACSLAKAAFDEAIAELDTLNEDSYKDSTLIMQLLRDNLTLWTSENQGDEGDAGEGEN; via the exons ATGGACAAGAACGACCTGGTACAGAAGGCTAAGCTGGCCGAGCAGGCCGAGCGCTATGACGACATGGCGGCGGCTATGAAGGCGGTGACGGAGCAGGGTGGCGAGCTCTCCAACGAGGAGCGCAACCTGCTGTCGGTGGCCTACAAGAACGTGGTGGGTGCGCGTCGCTCCTCCTGGCGTGTCATCTCCAGCATCGAGCAGAAGACCGAGGGCAACGAGAAGAAGCAGCAGATGGCACGCGAGTACCGCGAGAAGATTGAGGCCGAGCTGCAGGACATCTGCAAGGACGTGCTG GCACTCCTCGACAATTACCTCATTGCCAATGCGACTCAGGCAGAAAGCAAGGTGTTCTACCTTAAAATGAAAGGTGACTACTACAGATATCTGTCTGAGGTGGCATCTGGAGAATCAAAGAAGA ccACAGTGGAGAACTCCCAGCAGGCCTACCAGGAGGCCTTTGACATCAGCAAGAAGGACATGCAGCCGACACACCCCATCAGGCTGGGGCTCGCTCTCAACTTTTCTGTCTTCTACTATGAGATCCTCAACTCCCCCGAGCAGGCCTGCAGTTTGGCGAAGGCG GCTTTCGACGAAGCGATCGCCGAGCTTGACACCTTGAACGAGGACTCTTACAAAGACAGCACCCTGATCATGCAGCTACTAAGGGACAACCTCACT CTGTGGACATCAGAAAACCAGGGTGATGAGGGGGATGCCGGCGAAGGGGAGAACTAA